The Bacteroides ovatus genomic interval CAATAAATAACAGTAAATGTGATATAAATGAAGAAAGTTGCTATACTCATATTATTCATGCTCGGATGTGCTATTTCCGAGGGTTATGCCCAGAAGGTTGCGTTGAAAAGCAATCTGCTGTATGACGCTACCACTACCATGAATTTGGGGTTGGAGATCGGACTGGTGCGTAAATGGACGCTGGACATTCCGGTCAATTATAATCCGTGGAAACTTTCCGACGGCAAACGCCTCCGTCATTGGGGGATACAACCCGAAGTTCGTTACTGGTTTTGTGAGAGTTTTCGCCGTATGTTTATCGGAATGCACGGACATTATGCCGATTTCAATGTAGGAGGGTGGCCCGACTGGTCTTTTATCAGTGACAATATGCAGCATACGCGTTATCAGGGATATCTTTATGGCGGTGGCTTTTCCGTAGGATATTCGTGGATTCTGAAAAAACGCTGGAGTATAGAAACGTCTGTCGGAGTGGGATATGCGCACATTGTATATGACAAGTATCCTTGCGCTACCTGTGGTACGAGATTGAAGGAAAGCAGCAAAAATTATTTCGGACCTACCAAAGCAAGTGTGTCACTTATTTATGTAATTAAATAATAAGGAGTATGATAATAAGAAATATAGGTTTCCTTGTGTGTATGTTGGTGGTTTGCAGCCTGAATATAAACACAGCTATGGCTCAATCCCGCTCTTACGAAGGTGGCATTACCGTGAATCCGGTGCGGTTGGAACAGAAAGGTGATTTTATTCATGTCGATATAGATTTTGTTTTG includes:
- a CDS encoding DUF3575 domain-containing protein → MKKVAILILFMLGCAISEGYAQKVALKSNLLYDATTTMNLGLEIGLVRKWTLDIPVNYNPWKLSDGKRLRHWGIQPEVRYWFCESFRRMFIGMHGHYADFNVGGWPDWSFISDNMQHTRYQGYLYGGGFSVGYSWILKKRWSIETSVGVGYAHIVYDKYPCATCGTRLKESSKNYFGPTKASVSLIYVIK